In a single window of the Papaver somniferum cultivar HN1 chromosome 8, ASM357369v1, whole genome shotgun sequence genome:
- the LOC113304388 gene encoding probable sulfate transporter 3.4 has translation MVSGSSNKVGDVHETSITIEGDHDHSTTVEIHKVCLPPNKTTFQSIKHYFSEIFFPDDPLHKFKNQKPSKKFFLGLQYFFPILEWGSEYSFKLLKSDVISGLTIASLAIPQGISYAKLANLPPIHGLYSSFVPPLLYAILGSSRHLAVGPVSIASLVMGSMLKEVVSPTEDPTLYLKLALTSTFFAGVFQTSLGLLRLGFIIDFLSKPTLTGFTAGAAVIVGLQQLKGMLGITHFTPKMQIVNVLSSVFSTTKEWSWQTVVMGMCFLIFLLATRHISIKKPQLFWISAAAPLASVILSTALVYAFRAHTSAISIIGHLSKGLNPPSSNMLSFSGTHLPLAVKTGIVSGILSLTEGIAVGRTFASLRNYQIDGNKEMIAIGVMNMAGSGTSCYVTTGSFSRSAVNFNAGAQTAVSNIVMAATVMITLLFLLPLFYFTPNVILAAIIITAVIGLINYQEVIKFWRVDKFDFMTCLIAFFGVLFFSVQMGLAIAVGVSIFKILMNVTRPNTMVLGNIPGTQVFQNVGRYGDATRVPSFFILAIESPICFANSAYLQERILRWVRGGERILENKEQDMKTIILDLTAVTAIDTNGLEAIVEIRKMLDKRSYKLVLVNPLGQVMEKLETSKTLELFGERGLYLTVGEAIADISKRSKIEV, from the exons ATGGTGAGTGGAAGTTCAAACAAAGTAGGTGATGTTCATGAAACCAGTATTACGATTGAGGGTGATCATGATCATTCAACAACGGTGGAGATACATAAAGTTTGTTTACCACCAAATAAAACGACATTCCAATCTATCAAACATTACTTTTCTGAGATATTTTTCCCTGATGATCCTCTTCATAAGTTTAAGAATCAAAAACCTTCTAAGAAATTTTTTCTAGGGCTTCAATATTTCTTTCCAATACTTGAATGGGGGTCTGAGTATAGCTTCAAACTACTTAAATCTGATGTTATTTCTGGTCTTACCATTGCTAGTTTGGCTATTCCTCAG GGAATTAGTTATGCAAAGTTGGCTAATTTGCCTCCTATTCATGGACTGT ATTCAAGTTTTGTACCACCATTGCTGTATGCAATTCTTGGAAGTTCAAGACATTTAGCAGTTGGTCCAGTATCAATAGCATCACTAGTAATGGGTTCTATGCTTAAAGAAGTAGTCTCACCAACTGAAGACCCAACTCTGTATCTGAAATTGGCTCTCACTTCAACCTTCTTTGCTGGTGTATTTCAAACATCTTTGGGTCTACTTAGGTTGGGATTCATAATCGATTTCCTTTCGAAGCCGACTTTAACTGGGTTCACAGCTGGGGCAGCTGTTATTGTAGGTCTACAGCAGCTTAAAGGAATGCTTGGGATTACTCACTTTACTCCTAAGATGCAAATTGTCAATGTGCTGTCTTCTGTTTTTAGCACCACAAAAGAG TGGTCATGGCAAACTGTTGTGATGGGGATGTGTTTCTTGATCTTTCTACTGGCAACAAGGCATATT AGCATCAAAAAGCCACAGCTCTTTTGGATTTCAGCAGCCGCTCCATTAGCATCCGTAATTCTGTCAACAGCTTTAGTCTATGCCTTCAGAGCTCACACTTCTGCCATTTCAATC ATTGGACACTTGTCGAAGGGTTTGAATCCGCCATCCTCGAACATGCTATCTTTCAGTGGAACTCATCTTCCCCTTGCTGTAAAAACGGGCATTGTATCCGGGATTTTGTCTCTCACT GAAGGTATCGCAGTTGGAAGGACTTTTGCTTCGCTAAGAAATTATCAAATTGATGGGAATAAAGAAATGATAGCAATCGGTGTTATGAATATGGCTGGTTCTGGTACTTCATGCTATGTAACAACAG GATCATTTTCTAGATCAGCAGTAAACTTTAATGCTGGAGCACAGACAGCAGTATCGAACATAGTTATGGCAGCAACCGTCATGATCACACTGCTATTCCTGCTGCCGTTGTTTTACTTTACTCCCAATGTCATCTTAGCGGCGATTATTATAACTGCTGTTATTGGGCTGATCAATTATCAAGAAGTCATTAAGTTCTGGAGGGTTGATAAGTTCGACTTCATGACATGTTTAATTGCATTCTTTGGTGTTCTTTTCTTCTCTGTTCAAATGGGCCTCGCAATTgct GTCGGGGTTTCAATATTCAAGATTCTGATGAATGTGACAAGACCAAATACAATGGTGTTAGGGAATATTCCTGGGACACAAGTATTCCAAAATGTTGGCCGTTATGGAGACGCTACAAGGGTTCCATCATTCTTCATACTTGCGATTGAATCTCCCATCTGCTTTGCAAATTCTGCATATCTTCAAGAGAG GATATTAAGATGGGTTAGAGGAGGAGAAAGGATTTTAGAAAACAAAGAGCAAGACATGAAAACCATAATCTTGGACCTGACAG CTGTAACTGCCATAGACACCAATGGACTTGAAGCAATAGTTGAAATCAGAAAGATGCTCGATAAGCGATCGTATAAG CTGGTGTTGGTGAATCCATTGGGACAAGTGATGGAGAAACTGGAAACTTCAAAGACACTGGAACTTTTTGGGGAAAGAGGATTGTATCTCACAGTTGGAGAAGCCATTGCAGATATATCCAAAAGGTCCAAGATTGAGGTCTAA